One Salmo trutta chromosome 26, fSalTru1.1, whole genome shotgun sequence DNA window includes the following coding sequences:
- the LOC115163132 gene encoding centrosomal protein of 164 kDa isoform X5 yields the protein MTAAAALQIGDQLILEEDYDENYIPSQQEIHEYAREIGIDPNQEPELLWLAREGIVAPLPPEWKPCQDVSGDVYYFNFSSGQSTWDHPCDEQYRSLVKQERERAGTQPHGPPTTATKKKEKKKKDKEPKKKAKDQELLKPPGPLSLTLGPLQAPMGSLGSLAPLRGLDGTALRGSLGSYGGLESLKSPLGGPLSSLGSSLLGGRQEERVSFSLPGFEDDEGNISEDEQPSPRGSARLLQNLHLDLDALGGGLQYEDSEASGVAPPEERTEAELRDLALSGEHSPEPTPQQDSLRGRHLPSCPPCGGSRDCSSAGVCPPTPDPQHAKTRDSGEEEEEEEDYEEGWGEDGESVAEEEGGEEENQGEEGQVSEKKKGEEEEDKDVETEASEELEGVEKLEGEEQSDEVIKRCVKSEEGEEDVNKKEEEQGSDEKIERYLGEQEERDGVVEQCVKNEELDKQVEERNELAESSVKSEGEQKAEESDEGVDRRNTSEEEGEGKKGEQEEESDEVVERYMKEMEGGDEEVSEIVGERYLKSKHVERKEETVRDSVEEKKEEEDEAKGDEDSDEVFERWLKEEAEEGESEVVERCEEEEGESEVVERCVKSDEAVDEEGESEVVERCVISEEVEEGKDEPEEVLERCVKSEEVEEGKDEPEEVLERCVISEEVEEVKDEPEEVLERCVKSEEVEEGKDEPEEVLERCVKSEEVEEGKDEPEEVLEKCVKSEEVEESDKVFERCSLSEKGASEGEESSEEEVEGCVKSKRKEKEGDKLEEDSDEVVEEVQASPKPKTSTSSGEVIERYEPHTVQVRSLGQKKKIADLKRSDNMEVYVGKKKNVPKQSPVPAEQSEASEHIEVTSSSTKDLRSGFGSKLSENVLDLKDLSPAVSPLLQEKEGKVKVSAAEEKERRKRAEAAESRLQAAGREDPAMEDRHPSQSSESQQDTGSSHSEPEPRPRAEGVSTSASLGVSGVQGVKRPDTSRGRLVRSPHAHYKEEAPRQGEDSRRALEEERDKERRETEREIEEEKERALRERQEKVRLLQEELRREEEEEEQRLKEESEERVRSLRERLQCKGREEESRLSVESESRLLELRELARRERENQQRNVREEGEAMLRQLRATLEAEREAERERIEAQKRRDLEQLREESEEELRVEKQRLLGEREEQLDSLRQEGRSSASERRRELKSPRSPEQHLAEYQRELGDVLQEVREEVQRDHGRKLKQLKDDHRRELNSIRDNHLDQEAVQREQLLCALQEERDGLLATHSAQLERLRTQLDSQLSKTRQTHTRKEAKIQELGDKLELRARELKTQEAILKTQAANLKKRRQQLGDEEDEIDRGIEALPGVMQERDGLREDLERVEGQRDRARQEAERAREERTKVRDELERIREERDKATEESRRMKEERDRLESKVELLQERCDQLCRRVSDLEQSEIKRPTTRLDRTEEEERKEEKDSEAPPSTAGREKVLHVEDLKEPPVLDDLRQYISSEGLSLQKARRFLERESGRLSERQAALQAAQAQSSSSQYPNTTSHAQATQEMYRNLQQVHEASDVEELRVTVQRGNSLLRRKEERLQQLESSVAEEVSPHHYYDDQDRLAADRKVAFDVTESDMSSVSNGLDGPGGDPTVPAKVQHLAESLQHISGQLSTVLGALGSLTQRQTPYQPLPLPLPLSQPRTPTSMPLSQLSMPLSGPSWAWAPHSTSMQPRGSEDLLNSRWAKLFPGAPIESITTSSLRTHALYSGYSPASEQARSLSSMQPKPVEMDGQRLQGLIDGNKRWLETRRKDPSVPLFTRYRTPPNCEWTGPAEPG from the exons ATGACAGCAGCTGCTGCTCTACAGATTGGAGACCAGCTGATCCTGGAAGAGGACTACGATGAGAACTATATCCCCTCTCAACAAG AGATCCACGAGTACGCACGAGAGATTGGCATTGATCCCAATCAGGAGCCGGAGCTCCTATGGCTGGCCAGGGAGGGCATTGTTGCCCCACTGCCTCCCGAATGGAAACCCTG tCAGGACGTGTCGGGGGACGTGTACTACTTCAACTTCTCCTCGGGTCAGTCCACCTGGGACCACCCGTGTGACGAGCAATACCGCAGCCTGGTAAAACAGGAGCGCGAACGAGCCGGCACCCAGCCCCACGGGCCCCCCACCACCGCCActaagaagaaggagaagaagaaaaaagacaAAGAGCCAAAGAAGAAGGCGAAAGACCAAGAGCTCCTGAAACCACCAGGA ccgTTGAGCTTGACCCTTGGGCCTCTGCAGGCCCCAATGGGGAGCCTGGGGAGCCTTGCTCCACTACGGGGTCTTGATGGCACGGCCTTGAGGGGGTCCCTGGGCAGCTATGGAGGGCTGGAGTCCCTGAAGAGTCCCCTTGGG gGTCCTCTCTCAAGCCTGGGGTCCAGCTTACTGGGAGGGCGACAGGAGGAGCGcgtgtctttctctctgcctggGTTCGAGGATGACGAGGGTAACATCTCAGAGGATGAGCAGCCG AGTCCTCGTGGCTCGGCCAGACTGTTACAGAACCTGCACCTGGACTTGGATGCGTTGGGAGGAGGGCTGCAGTATGAG GACAGCGAGGCCAGTGGAGTGGCCCcaccagaggagaggacagaagcaGAGCTACGGGACCTGGCCCTGTCTGGAGAGCACAGCCCTGAGCCCACTCCTCAACAG GACTCCCTTCGTGGACGCCACCTCCCCTCCTGTCCACCATGCGGAGGCAGCAGGGACTGCAGTAGTGCTGGGGTCTGCCCCCCTACCCCAGACCCCCAGCATGCTAAAACTAGAGacagtggagaggaagaggaggaggaggaagattatgaggaggggtggggagaggacgGAGAGAGTGTGGCTGAGGAGGAAGGAGGTGAAGAGGAGAACCAGGGAGAAGAGGGACAAGTGAGTGagaagaagaaaggagaggaggaggaggacaaggacGTTGAGACTGAGGCCAGTGAGGAGCTAGAGGGTGTAGAAAAGTTGGAGGGAGAGGAGCAAAGTGATGAGGTCATAAAGAGGTGTGTAAAAAGTGAGGAAGGGGAGGAAGATGTCAATAAAAAGGAGGAAGAACAAGGAAGTGATGAAAAGATAGAGAGATATCTTGGAGAgcaagaagagagggatggggtaGTAGAGCAATGTGTTAAAAATGAAGAACTTGATAAACAGGTAGAGGAAAGAAATGAGCTGGCTGAGAGCAGTGTTAAAAGTGAGGGAGAACAAAAAGCAGAAGAGAGTGATGAGGGAGTTGACAGACGCAATACAAgtgaggaagaaggagagggaaaAAAGGGGGAACAGGAGGAAGAGAGTGATGAGGTAGTAGAGAGATAtatgaaagagatggagggaggcgaTGAAGAGGTAAGTGAGATAGTGGGGGAGAGATATTTGAAAAGCAAGCATGTGGAAAGGAAGGAAGAGACTGTCAGAGACAGTgtagaggagaagaaagaggaggaagatgaggcaAAGGGAGATGAGGATAGTGATGAAGTGTTTGAGAGGTGGTTGAAAGAGGAGGCTGAGGAGGGTGAGAGTGAGGTGGTAGAGAgatgtgaggaagaggagggtgagagTGAGGTGGTAGAGAGGTGTGTGAAAAGTGATGAAGCGGTGGACGAGGAGGGTGAGAGTGAGGTGGTAGAGAGGTGTGTGATAAGTGAGGAAGTGGAGGAGGGTAAAGATGAACCTGAGGAGGTGTTGGAGAGATGTGTGAAAAGCGAGGAAGTGGAGGAGGGTAAAGATGAACCTGAGGAGGTGTTGGAGAGATGTGTGATAAGTGAGGAAGTGGAGGAGGTTAAAGATGAACCTGAAGAGGTGTTGGAGAGATGTGTGAAAAGCGAGGAAGTGGAGGAGGGTAAAGATGAACCTGAGGAGGTGTTGGAGAGATGTGTGAAAAGCGAGGAAGTGGAGGAGGGTAAAGATGAACCTGAGGAGGTGCTGGAGAAGTGTGTCAAAAGCGAGGAAGTGGAGGAAAGTGACAAAGTCTTCGAGAGATGCTCGCTGAGTGAAAAAGGAGctagtgaaggagaggagagcagtgaggaggaggtggaggggtgcGTCAAAAGCAAACGAAAAGAAAAGGAAGGAGACAAACTTGAAGAAGACAGCGATGAGGTGGTGGAAGAAGTGCAAGCCTCACCGAAACCCAAAACATCCACAAGCTCAGGCGAAGTAATCGAGAGATATGAACCACACACGGTCCAAGTTAGGTCACTGGGGCAGAAGAAGAAGATAGCGGACCTTAAACGAAGTGACAACATGGAGGTGTATGTGGGGAAGAAGAAGAATGTGCCCAAACAAAGCCCTGTACCAGCAGAG CAGTCCGAGGCCAGCGAGCACATTGAGGTGACATCCTCCTCCACCAAGGACCTCAGG TCTGGTTTTGGCTCCAAGTTGTCAGAGAACGTCCTGGACCTGAAGGATCTCTCCCCTGCTGTTAGTCCACTCTTACAG GAAAAAGAGGGCAAAGTGAAAGTCAGTGCGGCAGAGGAGAAGGAACGGAGGAAGAGGGCAGAAGCTGCAGAGAG CCGTCTTCAAGCTGCAGGCAGGGAGGATCCAGCAATGGAGGACAGGCACCCCAGCCAGTCCAGTGAATCCCAACAGGACACAGGGTCCTCCCATTCTGAGCCGGAGCCCCGGCCGCGGGCCGAGGGGGTCAGCACCAGCGCCAGCCTAGGGGTGTCGGGGGTCCAGGGGGTCAAGCGGCCTGACACCTCCAGAGGCCGCCTGGTTAGGAGCCCCCACGCCCACTACAAGGAGGAAGCCCCCAGACAGGGGGAGGACAGCAGAAGGgccctggaggaggagagggacaaggagaggagggagactgagagggagatagaggaggaaaaggagcgtGCGCTGCGGGAGAGGCAGGAGAAGGTGCGCCTACTTCAGGAGGAGCTGCGgcgggaggaggaagaggaggaacagaggctgaaggaggagagcgaggagagggTCAG GAGCCTGAGGGAGAGGCTCCAGTgtaaggggagggaagaggagagcagGCTGAGTGTGGAGTCTGAAAGCAGGCTACTGGAGCTGAGGGAGCTGGcccggagggagagagagaaccagcaACGCAACGTCAG GGAGGAGGGCGAGGCGATGCTGAGGCAGCTGCGTGCCACCCTGGAGGCGGAGAGAGAGGCGGAGCGAGAGAGGATAGAGGCCCAGAAGAGGCGGGATCTAGAGCAACTGAGGGAGGAGTCAGAGGAGGAGCTACGTGTGGAGAAGCAGAGACTGCTTGGGGAGCGGGAGGAGCAACTCGACTCCCTCAGACAGGAG gggAGAAGCAGTGCCAGTGAGAGGCGGAGGGAGTTGAAGAGCCCTCGTAGCCCAGAGCAGCATCTAGCAGAGTACCAAAGAGAG TTGGGAGACGTGCTCCAGGAAGTGAGGGAGGAAGTGCAGCGTGACCACGGCAGGAAGCTGAAGCAGCTCAAAGACGACCACCGCAGAGAACTCAACTCAATCAGAGACAATCATCTGGACCAG GAGGCTGTCCAAAGGGAGCAGTTGCTGTGTGCcctgcaggaggagagagatggcctGCTGGCCACCCACAGCGCCCAGCTGGAGAGACTCCGTACACAGCTAGACTCCCAGCTCTCCAAGACccgccagacacacacacgcaag GAGGCAAAGATTCAGGAGCTGGGGGACAAGCTGGAGCTGAGGGCCAGAGAACTGAAGACCCAGGAGGCAATACTGAAGACCCAG GCAGCGAATTTGAAGAAGAGGCGGCAGCAGCTTGGGGATGAAGAGGATGAGATAGACAGAGGAATAGAG GCTCTGCCTGGAGTCATGCAGGAGAGAGATGGACTGAGAGAGGATCTGGAGAGGGTggaaggacagagggacagggcgAGGCAGGAGgcggagagagcgagggaggagaggaccaAAGTGAGAGACGAGTTGGAGAGaattagggaggagagggacaaagCGACGGAGGAGAGCAGGAGGATGAAGGAGGAGCGGGACCGGCTGGAGAGCAAGGTGGAGCTGCTGCAGGAGCGCTGTGATCAGCTGTGCCGCAGagtcag TGATCTGGAGCAGAGTGAGATCAAGAGGCCTACTACTAGACTGGACCGaacagaagaggaggagaggaaggaggagaaggataGCGAGGCACCGCCCTCTACTGCTGGACGGGAGAAAGTGCTGCATGTGGAAGATCTGAAAGAACCTCCTGTCTTGGacga cTTGCGTCAGTATATCTCCTCTGAGGGGCTGTCCCTGCAGAAAGCCCGGCGCTTcctggagagggagagtggtCGTCTGAGTGAGCGACAGGCAGCGCTGCAGGCAGCTCAGGCCCAGTCCAGCTCCTCTCAGTACCCCAACACAACCAGCCACGCCCAGGCCACACAGGAGATGTACAGGAACCTGCAGCAGGTACAT GAGGCCAGTGACGTGGAGGAGTTGAGGGTGACTGTGCAGAGGGGGAACTCGCTGCTACGCAGGAAGGAGGAGAGACTGCAACAGCTAGAGAGCTCCGTAGCTGAAGAG GTCTCCCCTCATCACTACTATGATGACCAGGACAGACTGGCGGCTGATAGGAAGGTGGCCTTTGATGTGACTGAATCAGATATGAGCAGCGTCAGCAATGGCCTTGATGGCCCCG gtggGGACCCCACAGTGCCAGCTAAGGTGCAGCACTTAGCCGAGTCGCTCCAGCACATCTCTGGCCAGCTCAGCACAGTCCTGGGGGCCCTGGGCTCCCTGACCCAACGCCAGACCCCTTACCAGCCTCTCCCCCTACCCCTGCCCCTCTCCCAGCCCCGaacccccacctcaatgcctcttTCACAGCTCTCCATGCCTCTGTCTGGGCCCTCCTGGGCGTGGGCCCCTCACAGCACCTCCATGCAGCCACGGGGTTCTGAGGACCTGCTTAACAGCCGCTGGGCCAAGCTCTTCCCTG GGGCTCCTATTGAGTCCATAACCACCAGTTCCTTGAGGACGCATGCGCTTTATTCAGGGTACAGTCCTGCAAG TGAGCAGGCTCGTAGTCTGTCCTCCATGCAGCCTAAGCCAGTGGAGATGGATGGACAGAGGCTACAGGGTCTAATTGACGGCAACAAGAGATGGCTGGAGACACGCAGGAAAGACCCCAGTGT ACCTCTGTTCACGCGTTATCGGACCCCCCCCAACTGTGAGTGGACTGGTCCAGCTGAGCCTGGATGA